One Bradyrhizobium sp. ISRA464 genomic window carries:
- a CDS encoding aromatic ring-hydroxylating dioxygenase subunit alpha, with amino-acid sequence MNKIVLPPEPANPVNWPEGFTRVPYWVFQNQSVYAEEQRRIFQGPNWHYLALEVELTEPGDFLTTHIGDTPVIVTRDTDNEIYAFENRCAHRGALICLENRGKHRKDFSCVYHAWNYDPQGNLTGVAFKDGIKGKGGMPDSFKMEQHGPRKLRIAIIHGLIFGSFSEDVPSIEEYLGEEIMNRIERVLGGRTPVVLGRFTQVLPNNWKLYMENVKDSYHASILHLFFTTFELNRLSMKGGIMVDESGGHHVSYSAVDREADKDVDYAKQQLRSESEYKLADPSLLESFDEYHDGCTLQILSVFPTFVLQQIQNAIAVRQIVPRAVDRTDLNWTYLGFTDDTPEQRLTRIKQGNLVGPAGYISMEDGCVGGFVQRGIAGASDDHAVLEMGGADAKSSESRVTEASVRGLWKAYRANMGI; translated from the coding sequence ATGAACAAGATCGTTTTGCCGCCGGAGCCAGCGAATCCAGTCAACTGGCCGGAGGGGTTCACCCGCGTTCCGTATTGGGTGTTTCAGAATCAATCGGTTTACGCGGAGGAGCAACGCCGGATCTTCCAGGGCCCGAATTGGCATTATCTCGCGCTGGAAGTTGAGTTGACGGAGCCCGGCGATTTCCTCACGACACACATCGGCGACACGCCGGTGATCGTCACCCGTGACACCGACAATGAAATCTACGCGTTCGAAAACCGCTGCGCCCATCGCGGCGCGCTGATCTGCCTGGAAAATCGCGGCAAGCATCGCAAGGATTTCAGTTGCGTGTATCACGCCTGGAATTACGACCCGCAGGGCAACCTGACAGGCGTCGCTTTCAAGGACGGCATCAAGGGCAAGGGCGGCATGCCCGACTCGTTCAAGATGGAGCAGCACGGTCCGCGCAAGCTGCGCATCGCGATCATTCACGGTCTGATCTTCGGCTCATTCTCCGAAGACGTGCCATCGATCGAGGAATATCTCGGCGAGGAGATCATGAACCGCATCGAGCGGGTGCTCGGCGGCCGCACCCCGGTGGTGCTCGGGCGGTTCACTCAAGTGCTCCCGAACAACTGGAAGCTCTACATGGAGAACGTCAAGGACTCTTATCACGCCAGCATTCTGCATCTCTTCTTCACGACCTTCGAATTGAACCGGCTGTCGATGAAGGGCGGCATCATGGTTGATGAGAGTGGCGGACATCACGTCAGCTATTCGGCGGTCGATCGTGAGGCAGACAAGGATGTTGACTACGCCAAGCAGCAACTGCGCTCCGAGAGCGAGTACAAGCTCGCCGATCCGAGCTTACTGGAAAGCTTCGACGAGTATCACGACGGCTGCACGCTGCAGATCCTGTCGGTGTTTCCGACCTTCGTGCTGCAGCAGATCCAGAACGCGATCGCGGTGCGCCAGATAGTGCCGCGCGCGGTCGACAGGACCGATCTGAACTGGACCTATCTCGGCTTCACCGATGACACACCCGAGCAGCGCCTGACGCGCATCAAGCAGGGCAACCTGGTCGGCCCTGCCGGGTACATCTCGATGGAAGACGGCTGTGTCGGCGGCTTCGTGCAGCGTGGCATTGCCGGCGCAAGCGACGATCACGCGGTCCTCGAGATGGGGGGCGCCGATGCCAAGAGCAGCGAGAGCCGGGTGACCGAGGCGTCGGTGCGCGGCCTCTGGAAGGCGTATCGCGCCAACATGGGAATCTGA
- a CDS encoding Wadjet anti-phage system protein JetD domain-containing protein: MAPEAALNEPLVRRVLTRVLDRLDAQPQAERTHSIRINLDAGTAPEIHAADSLSARAVAWASIDGAVAAGWTTIGYRKHRRHGAREEREPYLDFDWPDAVEELMREKLSRPRKATSYASQWRIRLTQQNLPISATSLAKLLAAPIEISTRSIDEVLSRFLSIRELAREPLLLREVSSRVFWGLSKILDGRADVVAALLDNDECPFAEQPIVLNVHVSTGPNAFLFIENLVAFERLKAGGNLSDMALIFSSGFRGTAGRLRRANGCSAYYSRASSPTAVVAFEGMLFSAVDIPAYFWGDLDYAGMAILASLRTIFPSVQAWKPGYEPMLARLKAGDGHSPGESGKERQRAIEATGCTYADEELLPALRATGAFLDQE; encoded by the coding sequence ATGGCGCCCGAGGCGGCGCTGAACGAACCTCTTGTCCGGCGCGTCCTGACGCGGGTTCTGGACCGCCTTGACGCCCAGCCGCAGGCCGAGCGCACGCATTCTATCCGCATCAACCTTGATGCAGGGACGGCCCCAGAGATCCATGCGGCGGACTCGCTTTCGGCGCGCGCCGTCGCCTGGGCATCGATTGATGGCGCGGTTGCCGCCGGTTGGACGACCATTGGATACCGTAAGCATCGCCGGCACGGCGCGCGGGAGGAGCGCGAACCTTATCTCGACTTCGATTGGCCGGACGCCGTCGAAGAGCTCATGCGGGAGAAATTAAGCAGACCGCGCAAAGCAACGTCATACGCATCCCAATGGCGCATTCGGCTTACGCAGCAAAACCTGCCAATTTCCGCAACGTCGCTTGCCAAGCTTCTTGCCGCGCCGATCGAGATCAGCACGCGCTCAATCGATGAGGTGCTAAGCCGTTTCCTCTCGATCCGGGAGCTGGCGCGCGAGCCACTTCTGCTGCGCGAGGTCTCTTCGCGTGTTTTTTGGGGGCTTTCAAAGATCCTCGACGGTCGTGCCGATGTTGTGGCAGCCCTCCTCGATAATGATGAGTGCCCCTTTGCCGAGCAGCCGATCGTTCTCAACGTTCATGTGTCCACCGGGCCGAACGCCTTTTTGTTCATCGAGAACCTTGTCGCTTTTGAACGGTTGAAGGCCGGCGGCAATCTCAGCGACATGGCGCTGATCTTTTCGAGTGGGTTCCGAGGCACGGCGGGGCGCTTGCGCCGAGCCAACGGATGCAGCGCCTATTATTCTCGCGCGAGTTCGCCCACGGCAGTAGTCGCGTTCGAGGGCATGCTGTTTTCAGCCGTGGATATTCCGGCCTATTTCTGGGGTGACCTCGACTATGCCGGCATGGCAATCCTCGCCTCGCTCCGGACAATCTTTCCTTCTGTCCAAGCCTGGAAGCCCGGTTACGAGCCGATGCTCGCGCGCCTAAAAGCGGGCGACGGTCATTCCCCCGGCGAGAGCGGCAAGGAGCGCCAGCGTGCCATCGAGGCTACCGGCTGCACTTATGCCGATGAAGAACTCCTTCCGGCTTTGCGGGCAACGGGCGCATTTTTGGATCAAGAGTGA
- a CDS encoding protein-disulfide reductase DsbD domain-containing protein, which produces MLSLLRRAVLGALVAAIAGSVWAAAPQSHHLTVELVPETNSPAPGSTMTLAISMTPEKGWHGYWKLPGDAGFPTTLNWDLPREATAGEPAYPVPTTLVISGMMNHVFARSYALLVPVHVPCGLAAGTSFPVNLKTQYLVCTSTICVPESAEAHLNLTIGDGAIDRARSKQFDGWRQVLPRPIGSPTRYERNGKEIRFAFPLPRAVQVNDPHLFVGTEDAVTSSAPQTFTREGDRLVVSTATGAKDVDTIDGVLALGDGTGLSFSATAGTVPPVK; this is translated from the coding sequence GTGTTGTCGCTCCTACGGCGGGCGGTCCTGGGCGCACTTGTCGCGGCGATTGCGGGCAGCGTTTGGGCGGCGGCGCCTCAATCGCATCATCTGACGGTCGAACTCGTACCTGAAACGAATTCGCCCGCGCCAGGTTCGACGATGACGCTGGCCATCTCGATGACGCCCGAAAAGGGCTGGCACGGCTATTGGAAGCTACCGGGCGACGCGGGCTTTCCGACGACGCTAAACTGGGATTTGCCGCGAGAGGCAACGGCCGGTGAGCCGGCGTACCCGGTGCCGACTACACTGGTGATCTCTGGCATGATGAATCATGTCTTCGCCAGATCCTATGCGCTTCTGGTCCCCGTGCACGTTCCGTGCGGATTGGCCGCCGGGACTTCCTTCCCGGTAAATCTCAAGACACAATATCTCGTTTGCACGTCGACAATATGCGTTCCGGAATCGGCTGAAGCTCATCTGAATCTCACGATTGGCGACGGTGCGATCGATAGAGCCCGATCGAAGCAGTTCGATGGTTGGCGCCAGGTGCTACCCCGCCCGATCGGTTCTCCAACACGCTACGAGCGCAATGGAAAGGAAATTCGGTTCGCGTTTCCGCTACCGCGGGCGGTACAGGTCAACGATCCGCACCTGTTCGTCGGTACCGAAGACGCCGTCACGAGCAGCGCGCCGCAGACCTTCACGCGCGAAGGAGACAGGCTGGTCGTCTCTACCGCGACGGGAGCAAAGGATGTTGACACTATCGACGGCGTCCTCGCGCTCGGAGATGGGACAGGCCTGAGTTTCTCAGCGACGGCCGGGACCGTTCCCCCTGTTAAATGA
- a CDS encoding cupin domain-containing protein, producing the protein MSVKQPVLTPPRSGETMTSSGGSSVEMKVESSQTGGEYSAVLWTVRAGEEPPLHTHSREDELLYVVQGQLIARVGDARVEVGPGAYAALPRGVPHTIEVVGDQATLLLSFVPGGLERFMVPRKGEQPDPAAFGLTFP; encoded by the coding sequence ATGTCAGTGAAGCAGCCGGTTCTCACGCCGCCCCGCAGCGGCGAGACGATGACCTCAAGCGGAGGCTCGAGCGTCGAGATGAAAGTGGAGAGCAGCCAGACCGGAGGCGAATATAGCGCTGTCCTGTGGACGGTGCGGGCCGGGGAGGAGCCGCCGCTGCACACCCACTCTCGCGAGGACGAACTGCTCTACGTGGTGCAGGGGCAACTAATCGCGCGGGTCGGCGATGCCCGCGTCGAAGTGGGGCCGGGCGCCTATGCGGCTCTTCCCCGCGGAGTGCCGCATACGATCGAAGTGGTCGGCGACCAGGCGACCCTGTTGCTCAGCTTCGTGCCGGGTGGGCTGGAGCGATTTATGGTTCCCAGAAAAGGCGAGCAGCCCGATCCGGCCGCTTTCGGCCTGACGTTCCCCTAG
- a CDS encoding thioredoxin family protein, whose amino-acid sequence MVLLPRTGLCNEVETAKGFVPFNAAELDELHAAGTPVFPYFTTAWCLTCKVNERLDFDQPNTRKAFAEAGVITMVGNWTNGDPAIMWFRLRWGGSGAAFDLWYRSRRDGGTSPFNSTPSLRKALRTTQEH is encoded by the coding sequence ATGGTGCTGTTGCCGCGTACAGGGCTCTGCAACGAAGTCGAAACTGCCAAAGGCTTTGTCCCATTCAACGCCGCCGAGCTTGACGAGTTACACGCAGCCGGCACGCCGGTATTTCCTTATTTTACTACGGCTTGGTGCCTGACATGCAAGGTCAACGAGCGGCTCGATTTCGATCAGCCTAATACACGCAAGGCGTTTGCTGAGGCTGGAGTGATCACGATGGTCGGAAATTGGACGAATGGCGATCCGGCGATAATGTGGTTCCGGCTTCGCTGGGGCGGGTCCGGCGCGGCTTTCGATCTCTGGTATCGATCGCGTCGCGACGGAGGCACGAGTCCTTTCAACAGTACCCCCTCTTTACGGAAAGCGTTACGGACAACGCAGGAACACTGA
- a CDS encoding IclR family transcriptional regulator C-terminal domain-containing protein — protein MAIAEAKEKREGMAGLAKGLAIIEAFSVHPVMSVADAARASGATRAAARRCLLTLVELNYLELSGRDFRPLPRLRRLGGMMSERDKLVQIAQPLLERARDEIAESVSLAVLDDDQALFIARAQAEHYVQTGVRVGAYLPLYCSATGRILLGRHTDDDITRRLSRHPLSARSPRTLTTIPDILSAIRTAAKNGYAISDEELAPGIRSMAVPVFVANGDVVAAVSVSAASARVKVSDLRKRLLPVLLNCANQISQPLKELR, from the coding sequence ATGGCGATCGCGGAAGCCAAAGAGAAGCGGGAAGGAATGGCGGGGCTCGCAAAAGGCCTCGCGATCATCGAGGCGTTCTCGGTTCACCCGGTGATGAGTGTCGCCGACGCTGCACGTGCGTCAGGCGCCACACGCGCCGCAGCACGCAGATGCCTCCTCACTCTGGTCGAGTTGAATTACCTGGAGCTATCAGGACGAGACTTCCGTCCCCTGCCTCGTCTGCGCCGACTAGGCGGCATGATGTCCGAGCGCGATAAACTCGTGCAAATCGCCCAGCCGCTTCTGGAGCGCGCGCGCGACGAAATCGCGGAATCGGTTTCGCTGGCGGTGCTTGACGACGATCAAGCACTCTTCATCGCGCGCGCGCAAGCCGAGCACTACGTCCAGACCGGCGTTCGCGTCGGAGCCTATCTGCCGCTCTATTGCTCGGCGACGGGCCGCATTCTACTCGGCCGCCACACCGATGATGACATCACACGACGGCTGAGCCGGCATCCGCTGAGCGCGCGCTCGCCGCGGACACTGACCACCATCCCGGACATTCTGTCCGCGATCCGAACCGCCGCGAAGAACGGCTATGCCATCAGCGACGAGGAACTGGCGCCGGGAATCAGATCGATGGCCGTCCCGGTGTTTGTCGCCAACGGCGACGTCGTGGCCGCCGTTAGCGTGAGTGCGGCCTCGGCTCGCGTTAAAGTCAGCGATCTGCGCAAACGCCTGCTGCCTGTGTTGCTCAACTGCGCAAACCAGATCTCACAGCCGTTGAAAGAGCTGCGCTGA
- a CDS encoding NAD(P)H-flavin reductase, whose product MARKKIQARVFRMSRPADDVAILQLRFPASIRAKFKAGQYLRIRTPDGDERSFSMANAPQESDGVQLHIRHVPGGAFSEKVLASLRLDDKLEVEVPFGDFHLREDDQARYVFVATGTGFAPLKSILDDMIRRRLNREVRFYWGGRSRADLYLAETCEKWEKRYPWFTFIPVLSEPDANWRGRRGLVHAAVLEDLPDLSDRHVYACGNPMMIEAARNEFQARGGVRRDRFYADAFVPSGSSDTNQPQLLQSAG is encoded by the coding sequence TTGGCGCGGAAGAAAATTCAGGCGCGGGTCTTTCGCATGTCGCGCCCGGCAGATGATGTGGCCATCCTGCAATTGCGCTTCCCGGCCAGCATTCGCGCCAAGTTCAAGGCCGGGCAGTATCTCCGCATTCGCACGCCCGATGGCGACGAGCGCAGCTTTTCAATGGCCAATGCGCCGCAGGAGAGTGACGGTGTGCAGTTGCACATTCGACACGTGCCCGGCGGCGCGTTCTCCGAAAAGGTGCTGGCGTCCTTGCGGCTCGACGACAAGCTCGAAGTGGAGGTGCCGTTCGGCGATTTTCATCTGCGGGAAGACGATCAAGCGCGTTACGTGTTCGTCGCAACCGGCACCGGCTTCGCGCCGTTGAAATCGATCCTCGATGATATGATCCGACGGAGGCTCAATCGCGAGGTGCGCTTCTACTGGGGCGGGCGCAGCAGGGCCGATCTTTATCTCGCGGAGACCTGCGAGAAATGGGAAAAGCGCTATCCGTGGTTCACGTTCATTCCAGTGCTGTCCGAGCCCGACGCGAATTGGAGGGGGCGTCGTGGTCTGGTGCACGCTGCCGTGCTCGAGGATCTTCCCGATCTGTCGGACCGGCATGTCTATGCCTGCGGCAATCCTATGATGATCGAGGCCGCGCGCAATGAATTCCAGGCGCGTGGTGGTGTGCGCAGGGACCGCTTCTACGCCGATGCGTTCGTGCCAAGTGGATCTTCCGACACAAACCAGCCGCAACTCTTGCAATCCGCAGGCTGA
- a CDS encoding aromatic-ring-hydroxylating dioxygenase subunit beta, producing the protein MSGNSLQYITKAQADYARCIDDDRLEDWPSLFHGPCLYKITTASNYRDGLEAGIVFANSRGMLNDRVSALREANIYERQSYRHILGLPSILSEDGAKVRSETPFMVARILQDGDTSIYATGRYFDLYEIVNGKAQLHERTVVCDSSRIDTLLALPL; encoded by the coding sequence ATGAGTGGTAACTCTCTGCAATACATCACCAAGGCGCAGGCCGATTACGCGCGCTGCATCGACGATGATCGTCTTGAGGATTGGCCGAGTCTGTTTCACGGTCCGTGCCTGTACAAGATCACCACCGCGTCGAACTATCGTGACGGGCTAGAGGCCGGCATCGTGTTCGCCAACTCGCGCGGTATGCTGAACGATCGCGTCTCGGCTCTACGCGAAGCCAATATTTACGAGCGGCAGAGCTATCGCCACATCCTTGGACTGCCATCGATCCTGTCGGAAGACGGAGCAAAAGTGCGTAGCGAAACACCGTTCATGGTAGCGCGCATCCTGCAGGATGGAGACACGTCGATCTATGCCACCGGCCGCTATTTCGATCTCTATGAGATCGTGAATGGTAAAGCGCAACTGCACGAGCGCACGGTCGTGTGTGACAGTTCGCGGATCGACACGCTGTTGGCGCTGCCGTTATGA
- a CDS encoding 4-hydroxythreonine-4-phosphate dehydrogenase PdxA — MTPKIVALTIGDPNGIGPEIAVKAAMLCAEAQSESRPILVGDEHVIRFYADKFAPGRPLMQGGPSTDKQALLYHPVAALDAKSFQPGQGSAEAGRATVAYVGAALDLATRGRAHSIVACPHSETNVNSAGIKFSGYPSLLARLKKVSKDEVFLMLVGAGLRIVHVTLHERLFDALNRITPTLIERAIRTTIDALRNLGIPHPRLGVFGINPHAGEGGLFGDDDDRIVKPLIERLKAEGVDIEGPMGADLMLGHQGFDAFVAMYHDQGHIPIKLLAGRNSAAMSIGAGLMFSSVGHGSAFDIAGKGIADPTPVLRCIQLVAGANQFKETA, encoded by the coding sequence ATGACGCCGAAAATCGTCGCGCTGACCATCGGTGACCCCAATGGCATCGGCCCTGAAATCGCCGTCAAGGCTGCAATGCTGTGCGCAGAGGCGCAGTCGGAATCGCGTCCGATTCTGGTTGGCGATGAGCACGTTATCCGCTTCTACGCGGACAAATTCGCGCCCGGCCGGCCGCTGATGCAAGGTGGGCCGTCCACCGACAAACAGGCGCTGCTTTATCATCCCGTTGCGGCTCTGGACGCCAAATCCTTCCAGCCGGGGCAGGGGAGCGCGGAGGCTGGCCGTGCGACCGTAGCCTATGTCGGGGCCGCGCTCGACCTCGCGACGCGAGGGCGCGCCCACAGCATCGTGGCGTGCCCGCATTCCGAGACCAACGTGAACTCCGCCGGCATCAAGTTTTCCGGTTATCCGAGCCTGTTGGCGCGGCTAAAGAAGGTTTCGAAGGATGAGGTGTTCCTCATGCTGGTGGGCGCCGGCTTGCGCATCGTTCATGTGACCTTGCACGAGCGGCTTTTCGACGCCCTCAATCGGATAACGCCAACGCTGATCGAGCGCGCCATTCGCACAACGATCGACGCCCTGCGAAATCTCGGCATTCCGCATCCGCGGCTTGGTGTTTTCGGCATCAACCCCCACGCGGGCGAAGGCGGTCTTTTTGGCGATGATGACGACCGTATCGTCAAGCCGCTGATCGAACGGCTGAAGGCGGAAGGCGTCGATATCGAGGGGCCGATGGGAGCTGACCTGATGCTTGGTCATCAAGGCTTCGATGCATTCGTGGCGATGTATCACGATCAGGGACACATCCCGATCAAGTTGTTGGCGGGCCGGAATTCGGCCGCGATGTCGATCGGCGCCGGTCTGATGTTTTCAAGCGTCGGCCACGGCAGTGCCTTCGACATTGCGGGCAAAGGCATCGCCGATCCGACGCCCGTCCTGCGCTGCATTCAGCTCGTGGCAGGTGCCAACCAATTCAAGGAAACGGCATGA
- a CDS encoding host attachment protein — protein sequence MGCTWSRSWRSACAGPLRPACTASHRLCQPRWQAAWQDDFAAATAAFLNKLSLDGTIERLVVVSDHRTLEEMRKHFHRDLRGKIVGEFAKDFSRRSLEDIASLIADA from the coding sequence CTGGGGTGCACCTGGTCGAGATCATGGCGCTCCGCCTGCGCCGGCCCACTCAGGCCCGCGTGCACGGCATCACACCGGCTCTGCCAACCCCGATGGCAGGCGGCTTGGCAGGACGATTTCGCGGCAGCGACGGCCGCGTTTCTGAACAAGCTCAGTTTGGACGGGACCATTGAACGCTTGGTCGTTGTCTCCGACCACAGGACCCTGGAGGAGATGCGCAAGCACTTCCACCGCGATCTGAGAGGCAAAATCGTTGGCGAGTTCGCGAAGGACTTTAGCCGGCGTTCGCTCGAGGACATCGCCTCACTGATCGCGGACGCCTGA
- a CDS encoding ATP-binding protein produces the protein MQIEETPHVSFPRVVESPPQEDVVVLADSAGVALGVQRAFGGRVRSVRDDCSGLIASRCVEIPLVGRGGEISGVLCRTAPRSGTRGVFSSRRPEAAVAIGDVGQFLVHDINNLLAVIGSGLRLLECQNDAAYRKAIVSKMQHAITQAALLSRQFLDAARPRVESIGGSVAGSHLAALAGTLDQALRPDITVRTDIAPDVWDFDADPEELYFALLNLCRNAADAMPNGGTITVAARNVAPSAGAVRAFVEIVVADDGEGMTEEVLSQAFTPYFTTKAAGSGTGLGLAHVRRFAEGRGGAIGMESERGAGTLVRLFLPRVHAAGLPSSIGTEIAYTPSANGGVFHVVAPATAAPKS, from the coding sequence ATGCAGATCGAAGAGACACCCCACGTTTCCTTCCCCCGCGTGGTCGAGAGCCCTCCGCAGGAGGATGTCGTCGTGCTCGCGGACAGCGCCGGCGTCGCGCTTGGAGTACAGCGGGCATTCGGCGGGAGGGTGCGGAGCGTCCGCGACGACTGCAGCGGCCTCATCGCGTCCAGGTGCGTGGAGATTCCGCTCGTCGGGCGCGGCGGTGAGATCTCCGGGGTCCTGTGCCGGACCGCCCCACGGTCCGGCACGCGCGGCGTGTTCTCCTCCCGCCGGCCGGAGGCGGCGGTGGCGATCGGGGACGTAGGGCAGTTCCTGGTCCACGACATCAACAACCTTCTCGCCGTGATCGGCAGCGGGCTGCGGCTGCTCGAGTGCCAGAACGACGCCGCATACCGAAAAGCCATCGTCAGCAAGATGCAGCACGCGATCACGCAAGCGGCGTTGCTGAGCCGTCAGTTCCTCGACGCTGCGCGACCACGCGTCGAGTCGATCGGCGGGTCGGTCGCGGGCAGCCACCTTGCAGCGCTGGCGGGCACGCTGGACCAGGCGCTGCGTCCCGACATCACGGTCCGCACCGATATCGCCCCTGATGTATGGGACTTCGACGCGGACCCGGAGGAGCTGTACTTCGCGCTGCTGAACCTCTGCCGAAACGCGGCCGATGCCATGCCGAACGGCGGCACGATCACCGTCGCAGCGCGGAACGTCGCGCCGTCCGCGGGCGCGGTGCGGGCGTTCGTTGAGATCGTCGTCGCCGACGACGGGGAGGGCATGACGGAGGAGGTCCTCTCGCAAGCGTTCACCCCTTACTTCACGACAAAGGCCGCTGGCAGCGGCACAGGCCTCGGGCTTGCCCATGTCCGGCGATTCGCCGAAGGCCGAGGCGGCGCGATCGGGATGGAGAGCGAGCGAGGTGCCGGCACCCTTGTGCGTCTCTTCCTCCCGCGCGTGCACGCAGCTGGGCTCCCCAGCAGTATCGGCACGGAGATCGCGTACACGCCGTCCGCCAACGGCGGAGTATTCCACGTCGTCGCCCCAGCGACAGCTGCGCCGAAGTCGTAG
- a CDS encoding MFS transporter, giving the protein MDLPTQTSRNSCNPQADHFCTSSRLRHDTIAALSSSQKTNRAGDSLASKGEEMSTEVAFDVPSFINSRRTGITQYGIVLLCGLVMFLDGFDTQAISYMVPSIAKEWGLTKQLLGPIFSSALTGLMVGYLLVSPFSDRFGHRKLVIISTFAFALLTFATIFATNVTGLIALRFLTGIALGSVVPSAIALTTEFSPARLRATFVLVIYAGFSLGFVAAGAVAAWVTPEYGWRSMLWIGAAAPMVVAILALLFLPESMDFLIRTKAQPDAVWRVVRRVDGALPVQGPTRFVTAAAERRSAVRSLFSSGRAAGTLVIWVVFMLNLAEFYALQSWLPSMLTNAGHSLDTVALATSMTTVGGIVAAFAVGPAMDRIGPYSSLATVYLSGVLFVALFGYSIDKSSWMMVATAFCAGFCVSGGQKSVIALAAIYYPTSIRSTGVGWALGMGRFGGIGGPLLIGALLAYHLNAQHILYVAGVPMLLAGLLIFLLGHWHKRDVAKGED; this is encoded by the coding sequence GTGGATCTTCCGACACAAACCAGCCGCAACTCTTGCAATCCGCAGGCTGACCATTTCTGCACGTCTTCGCGCCTGCGGCACGACACGATCGCCGCGCTGTCATCAAGTCAAAAAACAAATCGGGCCGGAGATAGTCTGGCCAGCAAAGGTGAGGAAATGAGTACCGAGGTTGCTTTTGATGTCCCATCCTTCATAAATTCCCGCCGTACCGGGATCACGCAATACGGCATCGTGCTGCTGTGCGGTCTCGTCATGTTCCTCGACGGGTTCGATACGCAAGCCATCAGCTACATGGTGCCTTCAATCGCAAAAGAGTGGGGACTCACCAAGCAGCTTCTTGGACCGATCTTTTCGTCGGCGCTGACTGGACTGATGGTGGGCTATCTGCTCGTTTCGCCGTTTTCGGATCGCTTCGGCCATCGCAAGCTCGTCATCATCTCCACGTTTGCTTTCGCCTTGCTGACGTTTGCGACAATTTTCGCAACGAACGTCACCGGATTGATTGCGTTGCGCTTTTTGACCGGCATTGCGCTCGGGTCAGTGGTGCCTAGCGCCATCGCGTTGACCACCGAATTCAGTCCGGCGAGGCTGCGCGCGACATTCGTCTTGGTGATCTATGCTGGCTTCTCGCTGGGCTTCGTCGCGGCCGGCGCGGTCGCAGCTTGGGTTACCCCCGAGTATGGCTGGCGATCGATGCTGTGGATCGGTGCGGCCGCGCCCATGGTCGTCGCGATCCTGGCGCTGCTGTTCTTGCCGGAGTCGATGGATTTCTTGATCCGCACAAAGGCGCAACCGGATGCGGTCTGGCGTGTGGTGCGTCGCGTGGACGGCGCATTGCCCGTGCAAGGACCGACGCGGTTCGTCACGGCGGCGGCTGAACGGCGCAGTGCGGTCAGAAGTCTGTTCTCATCCGGGCGCGCCGCAGGAACGCTGGTGATCTGGGTTGTATTCATGCTCAATCTAGCCGAATTCTACGCGCTGCAAAGTTGGCTACCGTCGATGCTGACGAATGCCGGCCATTCTCTCGACACAGTCGCACTCGCCACTAGCATGACCACTGTCGGCGGTATCGTCGCCGCGTTTGCGGTCGGACCGGCGATGGATCGCATTGGCCCCTATAGCTCTCTGGCGACGGTTTATCTGTCTGGCGTCCTCTTTGTTGCCTTGTTCGGCTATTCGATCGACAAATCGAGCTGGATGATGGTGGCGACTGCATTCTGCGCCGGCTTTTGCGTCAGCGGCGGACAGAAGAGCGTGATCGCGCTGGCGGCGATTTATTATCCGACCTCGATCAGATCCACGGGCGTTGGCTGGGCTCTTGGGATGGGTAGATTTGGCGGTATCGGCGGCCCGCTGTTGATCGGAGCCTTGCTCGCGTATCACCTCAACGCTCAGCACATTCTCTACGTCGCCGGGGTCCCGATGCTGCTGGCCGGATTGCTCATCTTCCTGCTTGGACATTGGCATAAGCGAGACGTAGCTAAAGGCGAAGATTAG